A single region of the Microlunatus panaciterrae genome encodes:
- a CDS encoding beta-L-arabinofuranosidase domain-containing protein: MSQREVGLWGRLGPGPVQDRWRLNRDYVTSLRPENLLRPYLTEAGLWSYSGSFGTTVGRPDVRGPQTWHWGWESPTSELRGHILGHWLSAASRIGVDDAATAVRVDGVLAELGRCQQANGGEWLGPFPSAFLERAAAGAKVWAPQYTLHKLFMGLLDAHRTGHEQALPLAVAFAGWMERWTARFSRTEMDDLLDVETGGMLEVWADLFGLTGDPLHRQLLERYDRPRFFGPLLAGEDVLTNKHANTQIPEVLGAARAWEVTGDDRWRDIVHAFWRSAVTDRGTYCTGGSTSGEVWQPPHTQSPRLHAVQEHCAVYNMMRLAETLYRWTGEAAYADYWERNLVNGIFAQQHPETGMISYFLPLSAGSAKAWGRPTEDFWCCHGTLMQAHAWYPDAVTHRLAASDTGEGASTDAATLRVTQYLPSTALWEVGGTEVMVTVENDAGHGPIGGQRQTASALEHIQRVDLPRQPVQRPTAETHEVQVRAARVEFTLEIRVPDWVNGEPSVTLNGEPVAVAVSEGFIALRRIWEHDTVRITLPKALTAVELGDRPGTVAFLDGPLVLAGLVDEERTLIGDPKRPDSMLIPDQDRHHSWWTTGTYRTVEQDRGFRFIGIDQVREETYTVYFPVRPGGQIR; encoded by the coding sequence ATGTCACAGCGTGAGGTCGGGCTCTGGGGACGGCTGGGCCCCGGGCCGGTGCAGGACCGGTGGCGGCTCAACCGGGACTACGTGACGAGCCTGAGGCCGGAGAACCTGCTGCGGCCTTACCTCACCGAAGCCGGCCTGTGGAGCTACTCTGGCTCGTTCGGCACTACGGTGGGCCGTCCAGACGTCCGCGGACCGCAGACCTGGCACTGGGGTTGGGAATCGCCGACAAGCGAGCTTCGTGGGCACATCCTGGGCCATTGGCTCTCTGCTGCGTCCCGGATCGGCGTGGACGACGCCGCGACCGCCGTCCGAGTCGACGGAGTGCTGGCCGAACTGGGCCGCTGTCAGCAGGCCAACGGCGGCGAGTGGCTCGGACCGTTCCCCTCGGCGTTCTTGGAGCGGGCTGCTGCGGGCGCAAAGGTCTGGGCGCCGCAATACACCCTGCACAAGCTCTTCATGGGACTGCTCGACGCGCACCGGACCGGCCACGAGCAGGCCCTGCCGCTCGCTGTCGCTTTCGCCGGCTGGATGGAGCGGTGGACGGCGAGGTTCAGCCGCACTGAGATGGACGACCTGCTCGACGTCGAGACCGGCGGGATGCTGGAGGTCTGGGCTGACCTGTTCGGCCTCACCGGCGACCCGCTGCACCGCCAGCTGCTTGAGCGGTACGACCGGCCCCGTTTTTTCGGGCCGTTGCTGGCCGGCGAGGACGTGCTGACCAACAAGCATGCCAACACCCAGATCCCGGAGGTGCTGGGGGCCGCCCGCGCCTGGGAGGTGACCGGTGATGACCGTTGGCGCGACATCGTGCACGCATTCTGGCGGTCGGCGGTGACTGACCGCGGCACGTACTGCACCGGCGGCAGTACCAGCGGCGAAGTGTGGCAGCCACCGCACACGCAGTCACCGCGGCTGCACGCCGTACAAGAGCACTGTGCGGTCTACAACATGATGCGACTCGCCGAAACGCTCTACCGGTGGACCGGCGAGGCCGCCTACGCCGACTATTGGGAGCGCAACCTCGTCAACGGGATCTTCGCCCAACAACACCCCGAGACCGGGATGATCAGCTACTTCCTGCCGTTGTCCGCTGGCAGCGCCAAGGCGTGGGGCCGGCCCACCGAGGACTTCTGGTGCTGCCATGGCACGTTGATGCAGGCGCACGCCTGGTACCCCGATGCCGTCACCCACCGGCTCGCCGCCAGCGACACGGGTGAAGGTGCGTCCACCGACGCTGCGACGCTCCGGGTCACCCAGTATCTGCCGTCCACCGCACTCTGGGAGGTCGGCGGAACCGAGGTGATGGTGACCGTCGAGAATGATGCCGGGCACGGACCGATCGGCGGTCAGCGGCAGACGGCGAGCGCGCTGGAGCACATTCAGCGGGTCGACCTGCCCCGCCAGCCGGTGCAGCGGCCCACCGCTGAGACCCACGAGGTACAGGTGCGTGCAGCCCGGGTCGAGTTCACGCTCGAGATCCGGGTACCGGACTGGGTGAACGGCGAACCTTCCGTCACGTTGAACGGCGAGCCGGTCGCGGTGGCCGTCTCGGAAGGCTTCATTGCCCTCCGACGCATCTGGGAGCACGACACGGTCCGAATCACGCTGCCGAAGGCATTGACAGCGGTCGAGCTGGGCGACCGCCCCGGAACGGTTGCCTTCCTCGACGGACCGCTCGTGCTCGCCGGACTGGTTGACGAGGAACGCACCCTCATCGGCGACCCGAAGCGTCCCGATTCGATGCTGATTCCCGACCAGGACCGCCACCACAGCTGGTGGACAACCGGAACGTACCGCACCGTCGAACAGGACCGTGGGTTCAGGTTCATCGGGATCGACCAGGTCCGGGAGGAGACCTATACGGTCTACTTCCCGGTGCGACCGGGCGGCCAGATCCGCTGA
- a CDS encoding phytanoyl-CoA dioxygenase family protein, translating into MHSQQLADEDVDHFIRHGYVVVKDCFSPESAQDWIDRAWVRFGYDREDPSQWLEKRIHLSTLASVDTRVFAPKAFAAAVQLVGGEDRVELPWNWGDGFIANLGVGDDRAWQAPTPEMDGWHKDGDFFRHFLDSPEQGLLTIVLWTDMLHQGGGTFIATDSVPVVARYLAEHPEGVLPTDFDFRALTRQCNELVELTGDVGDVVLMHPYMLHATSQNVIKHGRLITNPPIALREPMQFDREDVDSFSAVERAVLRGLGVDRFPFQRTRERERVVPERILAQQRREAAETARLAAAAAAAQD; encoded by the coding sequence GTGCACTCTCAGCAGCTGGCCGATGAAGACGTCGACCACTTCATCCGCCATGGCTACGTCGTAGTGAAGGACTGCTTCAGTCCCGAGTCGGCGCAGGATTGGATCGACCGCGCCTGGGTCCGTTTCGGCTATGACCGGGAAGACCCGTCCCAATGGCTCGAGAAACGCATCCACCTGTCGACGCTCGCGTCGGTGGACACGCGAGTGTTCGCCCCGAAGGCCTTCGCCGCGGCCGTCCAACTGGTGGGCGGGGAGGACCGCGTCGAGCTGCCCTGGAACTGGGGTGACGGCTTCATCGCCAACCTCGGGGTCGGCGACGACCGGGCATGGCAGGCGCCGACTCCTGAGATGGACGGGTGGCACAAGGACGGCGACTTCTTCCGCCACTTCCTGGACTCGCCCGAGCAGGGCCTGCTCACCATCGTGCTGTGGACCGACATGCTCCACCAGGGCGGCGGCACCTTCATCGCCACCGACTCGGTGCCAGTCGTCGCCCGGTACCTCGCGGAGCACCCCGAGGGTGTCCTGCCGACCGACTTCGACTTCCGCGCGCTGACGCGACAGTGCAACGAGCTCGTCGAGCTGACCGGCGACGTCGGTGACGTCGTGCTGATGCACCCATACATGCTCCACGCGACCTCGCAGAACGTCATCAAACACGGCCGGCTGATCACCAACCCGCCCATCGCACTCCGCGAGCCCATGCAATTCGACCGGGAGGACGTCGACTCCTTCTCCGCCGTCGAACGGGCCGTTCTCCGCGGCCTCGGCGTGGACCGCTTCCCGTTCCAGCGGACGCGTGAGCGCGAAAGGGTGGTGCCCGAGCGGATCCTCGCTCAGCAGCGTCGCGAGGCGGCCGAGACCGCACGGCTGGCGGCAGCCGCGGCCGCGGCCCAAGACTGA
- a CDS encoding DUF721 domain-containing protein translates to MLPDTTNGGPSNDGAGSEKEPVEPARGVTHEPTGLGLAREIANSVAAGSKGRRRRRRPARSPDPSHSGAHPDDRDPQPLSAAMGRLVDSKGWSREINVHVLLGRWPVLVGPTNAAHSAPVGYTDTVLTVRADSTVWATSLRSMAPQLVAKLNAELGDGTVTSVKVLGPEAPSWKKGRLSVRDGRGPRDTYG, encoded by the coding sequence ATGCTGCCTGACACCACCAACGGCGGCCCGAGTAACGATGGCGCGGGCAGCGAGAAGGAGCCGGTCGAGCCTGCGCGAGGCGTCACGCATGAACCGACCGGTCTCGGGCTTGCCCGCGAGATCGCCAACTCGGTTGCCGCCGGATCCAAGGGCCGCCGCCGGCGCCGCCGCCCGGCCCGGTCGCCCGATCCGTCGCATTCGGGCGCCCATCCCGACGACCGCGACCCACAGCCGCTGTCGGCGGCGATGGGCCGGCTGGTCGACTCGAAGGGTTGGTCGCGGGAGATCAACGTGCACGTCCTGCTCGGTCGCTGGCCGGTGCTGGTCGGCCCCACCAACGCTGCCCATTCAGCCCCGGTCGGCTACACCGACACCGTGCTGACCGTCCGCGCCGACTCGACCGTCTGGGCGACGTCGCTGCGGTCGATGGCGCCGCAGCTGGTGGCCAAGCTCAATGCCGAGCTCGGCGACGGCACGGTCACCTCGGTCAAGGTCCTCGGCCCGGAGGCGCCGTCCTGGAAGAAGGGCCGGCTGTCGGTCCGAGACGGCCGCGGTCCCCGCGACACCTACGGCTGA
- a CDS encoding AAA family ATPase yields MAVRNYLIEGVSGTGKTSVCRELQRRGYHAINGDTELAYQGDPETGEPMDGSTHERHIWDVDKVKALVANQDEPALFFCGGSRNFPQFIGLFDGVFVLDVDLGTLNRRLDERRDDDWGGNRVERELIVRLHRTKEDIPQNGIVIDATASVAHVVDEIVRQSLMS; encoded by the coding sequence GTGGCTGTGAGAAATTACCTGATCGAAGGCGTTTCCGGCACCGGGAAGACCTCGGTGTGCAGAGAATTGCAGCGGCGCGGCTACCACGCCATCAATGGCGACACCGAGTTGGCTTATCAAGGTGATCCGGAAACCGGTGAACCGATGGACGGCTCAACGCATGAGCGCCATATTTGGGATGTTGACAAGGTGAAGGCCCTGGTCGCCAACCAGGATGAGCCGGCACTGTTCTTCTGCGGTGGATCCAGGAACTTCCCGCAATTCATAGGCCTGTTCGACGGCGTTTTCGTCCTTGACGTCGACCTTGGCACTCTGAATCGCCGGCTGGACGAGCGAAGGGACGATGATTGGGGCGGCAACCGAGTGGAACGGGAGCTCATCGTGAGACTGCATCGAACCAAGGAAGACATTCCGCAGAATGGCATCGTCATCGACGCCACCGCCTCGGTCGCGCACGTCGTTGACGAGATCGTTCGGCAGAGCCTGATGTCATAG
- a CDS encoding DUF3566 domain-containing protein, giving the protein MSEGDRGQRPQGQPPQAGDATVIRTAAERSAARPVTEGRPGGSNGDRPAPPPEASRAAPAGPPSGQPQQSGTPAWAVPAADRPKTSLRDRLGLAKKDEEPADGAAPTAAAAWQRPGTVGGTATGASRTGSQQPVRPGTSAGSANDTNVLPVVPTSTPSSAGSAPSRPVPAKAAAAQAAVTEAGKPRPGTARRTRKARLRLSRLDPWSVMKTSFLFSIAGGIMLVVAVYVVWTVIGSSGLFDSVNEMIQAVVSTPGDTTPFQIEQYVNTQKVMGVAALLACVDVVIFTAIATLGSFLYNLAATMLGGLEVTLAED; this is encoded by the coding sequence GTGAGTGAAGGCGACAGGGGTCAGAGGCCCCAGGGCCAGCCTCCCCAGGCCGGCGACGCGACGGTGATTCGCACCGCCGCTGAGCGGTCCGCCGCCAGGCCGGTCACCGAGGGTCGGCCCGGCGGGTCAAACGGGGATCGACCGGCACCTCCGCCCGAGGCGAGCCGAGCGGCGCCGGCCGGTCCGCCGTCCGGTCAGCCCCAGCAGAGCGGTACTCCGGCGTGGGCCGTACCGGCCGCGGATAGGCCGAAGACCTCGCTGCGCGACCGGCTGGGTCTGGCCAAGAAGGACGAGGAGCCGGCCGACGGCGCCGCGCCGACGGCGGCCGCCGCCTGGCAGCGTCCGGGCACGGTCGGCGGCACAGCGACCGGCGCGTCGAGGACCGGCAGCCAGCAGCCGGTCCGACCAGGCACGTCGGCCGGGTCGGCCAACGACACCAACGTGCTGCCGGTGGTGCCGACGTCCACACCGTCGTCGGCTGGTTCCGCGCCGTCGCGTCCGGTCCCGGCGAAGGCGGCGGCTGCGCAGGCCGCCGTGACAGAAGCGGGCAAGCCCCGACCCGGCACGGCCCGGCGGACCCGGAAGGCGCGGCTGCGACTGTCCAGGCTGGATCCGTGGTCGGTGATGAAGACCTCATTCCTGTTCTCCATCGCCGGCGGCATCATGCTGGTCGTCGCGGTGTATGTGGTGTGGACCGTGATCGGCTCGTCCGGTCTGTTCGACTCGGTGAACGAGATGATCCAGGCGGTCGTCTCCACTCCGGGCGACACCACGCCGTTCCAGATCGAGCAGTACGTCAACACCCAGAAGGTGATGGGTGTGGCGGCGCTGCTGGCCTGCGTCGATGTGGTGATCTTCACCGCGATCGCCACCCTGGGGTCGTTCCTGTACAACCTGGCGGCGACCATGCTCGGTGGCCTGGAAGTCACCCTCGCCGAAGACTGA
- the gyrB gene encoding DNA topoisomerase (ATP-hydrolyzing) subunit B, which translates to MTGPFIPSGPIVSSNTPGVYDSESITVLEGLEAVRKRPGMYIGSTGERGLHHLVQEVVDNAVDEAMAGYCDTITVRILPGGGIEVTDNGRGIPVKEHPKEKIPAVTVALTVLHAGGKFGDGGYKVSGGLHGVGVSVVNALSSRLNVQVRRDGYRWTQDFSLGVPDGPLERLEECDETGTTVTFYASEDIFETTVYSYETLAARFREMAFLNKGLSITIIDERPERVDAEGKKLTDTFRYDDGLIDYVKYLISTKETIHPTVVAVEAERPEEGMSLELAMQWNTSFNESVHTFANAINTHEGGTHEEGFRAALTYTVNKWGETWNLIKKGDRVTGDDIREGLTAIISVKLTDPQFEGQTKTKLGNTEARSFVQQVTNEKLGDWFEKNPQEGRDIVRKSMAAATARIAARKARDLARNRKGLLGGGGLPGKLSDCQSTNPSECEVFIVEGDSAGGSAKGGRDPRIQAILPIRGKILNVEKARIDKILQNNEVQAIISALGTGVHDDFDIAKLRYHKIVMMADADVDGAHIRTLLLTLMFRFMRQLIEAGHVFLAQPPLFRIGWTNAAHELAYTDAERDALLRLGAEMGKRLPRENAIQRYKGLGEMNPDQLWETTMDPERRVLLQVTLEDAARADEMFSILMGEDVEQRRLFIQRNAKDVRFLDI; encoded by the coding sequence ATGACCGGACCGTTCATCCCCTCTGGACCGATCGTCTCCTCCAACACCCCGGGTGTCTACGACTCGGAGTCCATCACCGTCCTGGAGGGGCTGGAGGCCGTCCGCAAACGCCCCGGCATGTACATCGGGTCCACCGGCGAGCGGGGTCTGCACCACCTGGTGCAGGAAGTTGTGGACAACGCTGTGGACGAGGCGATGGCCGGGTACTGCGACACCATCACGGTCCGCATCCTGCCCGGAGGCGGGATCGAGGTGACCGACAACGGCCGTGGCATCCCGGTGAAGGAGCACCCGAAGGAGAAGATCCCGGCGGTGACCGTGGCGCTGACCGTGCTGCACGCCGGCGGCAAGTTCGGCGACGGTGGCTACAAGGTGTCCGGCGGCCTGCACGGGGTGGGTGTCTCGGTGGTGAATGCGCTGTCGAGCAGGCTCAACGTCCAGGTGCGCCGGGACGGCTATCGCTGGACCCAGGACTTCTCGCTGGGGGTGCCGGACGGCCCGCTGGAGCGGCTGGAGGAGTGCGACGAGACCGGCACCACGGTTACGTTCTATGCCAGCGAGGACATCTTCGAGACGACGGTCTACTCGTACGAGACGCTGGCCGCCCGGTTCCGGGAGATGGCGTTCCTGAACAAGGGCCTGTCGATCACGATCATCGACGAGCGTCCCGAGCGGGTCGACGCTGAGGGCAAGAAGCTCACCGACACGTTCCGTTACGACGACGGGCTGATCGACTATGTCAAGTATCTGATCTCCACCAAGGAGACGATCCATCCGACTGTGGTCGCGGTGGAGGCCGAACGGCCCGAGGAGGGGATGAGCCTCGAGCTGGCGATGCAGTGGAACACCTCGTTCAACGAGTCGGTGCACACCTTCGCCAATGCGATCAACACCCACGAGGGCGGAACCCACGAGGAGGGTTTCCGGGCGGCGCTGACGTACACCGTCAACAAGTGGGGCGAGACCTGGAACCTGATCAAGAAGGGTGACCGCGTCACCGGTGACGACATCCGCGAGGGGCTGACCGCGATCATCTCGGTCAAGCTGACCGACCCGCAGTTCGAGGGACAGACCAAGACCAAGCTGGGCAACACCGAGGCCAGGTCCTTCGTCCAGCAGGTGACCAACGAGAAGCTCGGCGACTGGTTCGAGAAGAACCCGCAGGAGGGTCGCGACATCGTCCGCAAGTCGATGGCCGCGGCGACTGCACGGATCGCGGCCCGCAAGGCCCGCGACCTGGCCCGCAACCGGAAGGGACTGCTCGGCGGCGGTGGCCTGCCGGGCAAGCTGAGCGACTGCCAGTCGACCAACCCGTCCGAGTGCGAGGTGTTCATCGTCGAGGGCGACTCGGCCGGCGGCTCGGCCAAGGGTGGTCGCGACCCGAGGATCCAGGCGATCCTGCCGATTCGCGGGAAGATCTTGAATGTGGAGAAGGCCAGGATCGACAAGATCCTGCAGAACAACGAGGTCCAGGCGATCATCTCCGCTCTCGGTACCGGCGTGCACGACGACTTCGACATCGCGAAGCTGCGCTATCACAAGATCGTCATGATGGCCGACGCCGATGTCGACGGCGCCCACATCCGTACGCTGCTGCTGACCCTGATGTTCCGGTTCATGCGCCAGCTGATCGAGGCGGGGCATGTGTTCCTGGCTCAGCCGCCGCTGTTCCGGATCGGCTGGACCAACGCTGCGCACGAGCTGGCCTACACCGACGCTGAGCGTGACGCGCTGTTGCGGCTGGGAGCGGAAATGGGCAAGAGGCTGCCGAGGGAGAACGCGATCCAGCGGTACAAGGGTCTGGGTGAGATGAACCCCGACCAGCTGTGGGAGACCACCATGGACCCGGAGCGTCGGGTGCTGCTGCAGGTGACCCTGGAGGACGCGGCCCGTGCCGACGAGATGTTCTCGATCTTGATGGGGGAGGACGTGGAGCAACGGCGGCTGTTCATCCAGCGCAACGCCAAAGACGTCCGCTTCCTCGACATCTGA
- a CDS encoding helix-turn-helix domain-containing protein — translation MANKTAEPLLLRAGDRSELERLTRSSTAPASAAQRARIVLLASEGVANYVIAERVGVTRPTVNLWRSRYAARGLSGLGDEKRPGRPRTVDRAAVIAATLTPPPQSLGVTHWSSRLLAPRLGVDHATVAAVWKDYGVKPWEGGDDSRVVSSSKRWR, via the coding sequence GTGGCGAACAAGACTGCAGAGCCGTTGCTGCTTAGGGCTGGTGACCGGTCAGAGCTGGAACGTCTGACTCGGTCGTCCACGGCGCCGGCCTCGGCGGCGCAGCGGGCCAGGATCGTGTTGCTGGCCTCGGAGGGGGTGGCGAACTACGTGATCGCCGAGCGGGTGGGGGTGACGCGTCCGACGGTGAACCTGTGGCGGTCCCGGTACGCCGCGCGGGGCCTGTCTGGACTGGGAGATGAGAAGCGGCCGGGCCGGCCGCGGACGGTCGACCGGGCCGCAGTCATCGCGGCCACCCTGACCCCGCCACCGCAGAGCCTGGGTGTCACGCACTGGTCGTCGCGGCTGCTCGCGCCACGGCTGGGTGTTGACCACGCCACTGTCGCGGCGGTGTGGAAGGACTACGGGGTCAAGCCGTGGGAAGGCGGAGACGACTCGAGAGTAGTGAGCTCATCCAAGCGTTGGCGGTGA
- the gyrA gene encoding DNA gyrase subunit A: MTETPPQGPADRLEPVDLQVEIQRSYLDYAMSVIVGRALPDVRDGLKPVHRRILYAMYDGGYRPDRGWNKCARVVGEVMGQYHPHGDSAIYDTLVRLAQPWVMRATLVNGQGNFGSPGNDPAAAMRYTECKMAPLAMEMVRDITENTVDFKANYDGKEQEPVVLPSRFPNLLVNGSTGIAVGMATNIPTHNLREVAEAVQWSLSNPEASAPELLEAAMERVKGPDFPNGALIVGRKGIEDAYRTGRGSVIMRAVVNLEEDKGGRTLLVVNELPHMVNPDNLAQKIAELVNGGKLTGIADIRDDTSARTGQRLVIVLKRDAQPRVVLNNLYKHTQLQDTFGCNMLALVDDVPRTLRLDQFISYWIAHQIEVIQRRTQFRLDRAEREAHIYRGLVKALDALDEVIALIRRSSSTDEAREGLKELLEIDDEQATAILDMQLRRLAALERQKIVDRLAEFERIIADLKNILASPSRQRQIVSDELTEIVDKYGDERRTEIISADGDLSNEDLIPDEEVVVTITRGGYAKRTRTDQYRVQRRGGRGVRGATLRTDDEVDQLFATTNHHWILFFTNKGRVYRAKVWQLPEAGRDARGGHVAGLLSFLPDERIAQVLAIRDYEAFPYLLLATKQGLVKKTALPLYDSPRQAGVIAINFRDDDDELIGAELCSSEDDVLLVSRKGQAIRFAADDSQLRPMGRATSGVTGMKFRDSDELLSMSIISAGSAEDDRFVFTVTDGGFAKRTRVSEYRVQGRGGLGIKAMKLNEDRGSLVGGLVVTENDEVIAIKASGQITRSAVAEVAVKGRDTMGVKFVGVRDDDSVVVIALNPEATAEAVELVAVDEDEAGSEAEQVGADLPDQPDGAELNDAPTGAESNEAEADSGPEVEEDSSE; this comes from the coding sequence ATGACTGAAACGCCGCCCCAGGGTCCCGCGGACCGGCTGGAGCCGGTCGACCTGCAGGTCGAGATCCAGCGCAGCTATCTCGACTATGCGATGAGCGTGATCGTCGGCCGTGCCCTGCCGGACGTGCGCGACGGGCTGAAGCCGGTGCACCGGCGCATCCTGTACGCGATGTACGACGGCGGCTACCGCCCCGATCGCGGCTGGAACAAATGCGCCCGGGTGGTCGGCGAGGTGATGGGTCAGTATCACCCGCACGGCGACTCTGCCATCTACGACACCCTGGTCCGGCTGGCCCAGCCGTGGGTGATGCGCGCGACGCTGGTCAACGGCCAGGGCAACTTCGGCTCCCCCGGCAACGACCCGGCAGCGGCGATGCGCTACACCGAGTGCAAGATGGCGCCGTTGGCGATGGAGATGGTCCGGGACATCACCGAGAACACGGTCGACTTCAAGGCCAACTACGACGGCAAGGAACAGGAGCCGGTCGTCCTGCCGAGCCGGTTCCCCAACCTGCTGGTCAACGGCTCGACCGGTATCGCGGTGGGCATGGCCACCAACATCCCCACGCATAACCTCCGTGAGGTCGCCGAGGCGGTGCAGTGGTCGCTGAGCAACCCGGAGGCCAGCGCCCCTGAGCTGCTCGAGGCCGCGATGGAGCGGGTGAAGGGCCCGGACTTCCCGAACGGCGCCTTGATCGTCGGCCGGAAGGGGATCGAGGACGCCTACCGGACCGGTCGCGGGTCGGTGATCATGCGGGCCGTGGTCAACCTCGAGGAGGACAAGGGCGGGCGGACCCTGCTGGTGGTCAACGAGCTGCCGCATATGGTCAATCCCGACAACCTGGCGCAGAAGATCGCCGAGCTGGTGAACGGTGGCAAGCTGACCGGAATCGCCGACATCCGCGACGACACCTCGGCCCGGACCGGTCAGCGGCTCGTGATCGTGCTGAAGCGTGACGCCCAGCCGCGGGTGGTGCTGAACAACCTCTACAAGCACACCCAGCTGCAGGACACGTTCGGCTGCAACATGCTGGCGCTGGTCGACGACGTGCCGCGCACGCTCCGGCTGGACCAGTTCATCTCCTACTGGATCGCTCATCAGATCGAGGTCATCCAGCGCCGGACCCAGTTCCGGCTGGACCGGGCCGAACGCGAGGCGCACATCTATCGCGGTCTGGTCAAGGCGCTGGACGCGCTGGATGAGGTCATCGCGCTGATCCGCCGCAGCTCCAGCACCGACGAGGCGCGGGAGGGGCTGAAGGAGCTGCTCGAGATCGACGACGAGCAGGCGACCGCGATCCTGGACATGCAGCTGCGGCGGCTCGCCGCTCTGGAGCGGCAGAAGATCGTCGACCGGCTGGCCGAGTTTGAGCGGATCATCGCCGACCTGAAGAACATCCTGGCTTCGCCGTCGCGGCAGCGGCAGATCGTCTCCGACGAGCTGACCGAGATCGTTGACAAGTACGGCGACGAGCGCCGGACCGAGATCATCTCCGCTGACGGCGACCTGTCCAACGAGGATCTCATCCCGGACGAGGAGGTCGTGGTGACGATTACCCGGGGCGGCTACGCGAAGCGGACTCGGACCGATCAGTACCGGGTGCAGCGCCGTGGCGGCAGGGGAGTGCGCGGCGCCACTCTGCGTACCGACGATGAGGTGGATCAGTTGTTCGCCACCACCAACCATCACTGGATCCTGTTCTTCACCAACAAGGGTCGGGTCTACCGGGCCAAGGTGTGGCAGCTCCCGGAGGCGGGACGCGACGCCAGAGGCGGTCACGTGGCCGGGCTGCTGTCGTTCCTGCCGGACGAGCGGATCGCCCAGGTGCTGGCGATCCGGGACTACGAGGCGTTCCCCTACCTGCTGTTGGCGACCAAACAGGGCCTGGTGAAGAAGACGGCGCTGCCGCTGTATGACTCGCCGCGCCAGGCCGGCGTGATCGCGATCAACTTCCGCGACGACGACGACGAGCTGATCGGCGCCGAGCTGTGCTCCTCCGAGGACGACGTGCTGCTGGTCTCGCGCAAGGGTCAGGCGATCCGGTTCGCCGCCGACGACAGCCAGCTGCGGCCGATGGGCCGGGCCACCTCCGGCGTCACCGGGATGAAGTTCCGCGACAGCGACGAGCTGTTGTCGATGTCCATCATCTCGGCCGGTTCCGCCGAGGACGACCGGTTCGTGTTCACCGTCACGGACGGCGGTTTCGCCAAGCGGACCCGGGTGTCGGAGTATCGGGTGCAGGGTCGCGGCGGCCTCGGGATCAAGGCCATGAAGCTGAACGAGGACCGTGGATCCCTGGTCGGAGGGCTGGTGGTGACGGAGAACGACGAGGTCATCGCCATCAAGGCGAGCGGTCAGATCACCCGCAGCGCCGTTGCAGAGGTGGCGGTCAAGGGTCGTGACACCATGGGTGTGAAGTTTGTAGGAGTGCGTGATGACGATTCCGTGGTTGTGATCGCCCTCAACCCTGAAGCCACGGCAGAGGCAGTGGAACTGGTCGCGGTGGACGAGGATGAGGCAGGATCGGAGGCCGAGCAGGTCGGTGCCGATTTGCCAGATCAGCCTGACGGCGCAGAATTGAACGATGCGCCCACCGGCGCTGAGTCGAACGAGGCGGAAGCGGACTCCGGTCCAGAGGTCGAGGAGGACAGCAGTGAGTGA